From the genome of Oceanispirochaeta sp. M1:
CTGTGAAAACAATCAGACTGAAGCAGCAGCAAAATTGGGTATTCAGAGAACTTATCTATCCAGATTAATAAAAGATTTGGATATTAAAGTATAGAATATCAGCTCTGGGACCAGAGGAAACAGAAGGAGAATAAAGTTTTGAGCGTTGAAAAAGAAACTGAAATGACAGGTGCTGAAAAAGCAGCAACAATGTTGAAGGTAAATAAAAAATATTTTGTAATGGCAGGTATTGCACTTGTGCTTATCCTGGTTGCGATCGGTGCAGCTGAGTTTTTTAGTTCACAGAAAGAAGAAAAGTCTGTTCTTGCGGCAGAGGATATTGAATCCGAACTTCAGGATTATCTGGCAGCCGCAGAAGATGACAAGGCTGCTGCTAAAGAAGAGATTATGGTTCTTGTTGAAAAAGCAAAAGCTGATTACCCCGGTCTCTATGCAGAAATGAGAGCTCTTAATACTGAGTCATTGATTTTAGCAGATGAAGAAAAATGGTCAGATGCTGCAGCTGGTTTTACAGCTGTTGCCGATTCTTTTTCTGAAAGCTATCTGGCTCCTGTTGCCCTGATCAATGCTTCTGCAATGAAAGAAGAAGAGGGTGACAATGCAGCAGCCTCAGCTCTGCTTGAAAGAGTACTTGCTGAATACAAGGATGTATCTGCTGATATACCCGAGGTTCTTTTCAATCTGGGTCGTCTCAGTGAATCCATGTCTGAAACACAGAAGGCCTTGGATTTTTATGGTCAGATCAGCAATGATTATTCCAGTTCCAGTTGGACTAACCTTGCCAAAAGCCGTATAATTGCTTTAAAAGCCGGTAGTTGATTTTTAAGACTGCATAGGCTGATATAATACCGGGATTTTTTAAATCAATCCCGGTAGCAATAGGAGCACTCTATGGCGCAGGATGGAAAAAACCGAATGAAGATACTGAATGTTAAATATTTCAGTCTTATATTAGGTATGGTTTTTTTCTTTGTTTTCTGGGGTATTTCCTCTTATACCACCATATTTTCCCATATGGAGTTCAAACTCCTGGATCTTCACTTTAATCTTAAGACTGTTTTTGAGCAGACTAGAATCCAGGAAGGGGTTACCATTGAAAAAAGAAACCCCGATATCTCCCCGGATATTCTTATTCTGGGAATCGATTTCAATACATTAAATGCCTTTGGGCGTTTTCCTTTCCCCCGATACCGACATGCCAACCTTATTGATGCTTTTTCCAGAATAAAAGATCAGTCACAGCGTGAATCCGCTATCTTCCTTGATATCTTCTTTATAGAACCGGCAGACAATGCCGCCAATGATGTTATCCTCACCGAAGCTATGCAGAATAATGGAAAAGTCTTTATCGAGACGGTACTCAACAGAGCTCCCATGGCAGCGGATGAATCAGAAGAATTTTTTGCCAGACAGCAGGAGCTCTATGATCGTTATGGTGAGATAAAAAAAGTAGAGGGTGACACTACAGCAGTTGTAGAGTATTACGGGTTACAATCACCTCTGAAACCTTATGGCCGTTCAACTTTCGGATATGGCCATGCAAACTTTTACGATGACTATGACAAAAGATACAGACGGCAGCAGCTTATTGCCAAATCCAGTGTTTTACTGGATTCATACAGAGTTGATGATCTGGACAGCAGCTTTGAAGTAAATCTTGACAACTATGAGCGTCTTGTGTGGACCGATAAAGAGGGCCTGCCTCACGATGTTGTGTATCCTCTCACAGATAAAAACCTTACGCAGCTTA
Proteins encoded in this window:
- a CDS encoding tol-pal system YbgF family protein, whose amino-acid sequence is MSVEKETEMTGAEKAATMLKVNKKYFVMAGIALVLILVAIGAAEFFSSQKEEKSVLAAEDIESELQDYLAAAEDDKAAAKEEIMVLVEKAKADYPGLYAEMRALNTESLILADEEKWSDAAAGFTAVADSFSESYLAPVALINASAMKEEEGDNAAASALLERVLAEYKDVSADIPEVLFNLGRLSESMSETQKALDFYGQISNDYSSSSWTNLAKSRIIALKAGS